From one Lemur catta isolate mLemCat1 chromosome 5, mLemCat1.pri, whole genome shotgun sequence genomic stretch:
- the LOC123637896 gene encoding protocadherin gamma-C4 isoform X1 gives MLCKVRGWVEIWWGATLLFIFCHLDYVCGQIRYPVPEESQEGTFVGNVAQDFLLDTDSLSARRLQVAGEVNQRHFRVDLDSGALLIKNPIDREALCGLSASCIVPLEFVTEGPLEMYRAEVEIVDVNDHAPRFPRQQLDLEIGEAAPPGQRFPLEKAQDADVGSNSISSYRLSSNEHFALDVKKRSDGSLVPELLLEKPLDREKQSDYRLVLTAVDGGNPPRSGTAELRVSVLDVNDNAPAFQQSSYRISVLENAPAGMVLIQLNASDPDLGPSGNVTFSFSGHTPDRVRNLFSLHPTTGKLTLLGPLDFESENYYEFDVRARDGGSPAMEQHCSLRVDLLDVNDNAPYITVTSELGTLPESAEPGTVVALISVQDPDSGSNGDVSLRIPDHLPFALKSAFRNQFSLVTAGPLDREAKSSYDIMVTASDAGNPPLNTHRTIFLNISDVNDNPPSFFQRSHEVFVPENNRPGDLLCSLAASDPDSGLNALISYSLLEPRNRDVSASSFISLNPQTGAVHATRSFDYEQTQTLQFEVQARDRGNPPLSSTVTVRLFVLDLNDNAPAVLRPRARPGSLCPQALPPSVGAGHLVTKVTAVDLDSGYNAWVSYQLLEAPDPSLFAVSRYAGEVRTAVPIPADLPPQKLVIVVKDSGTPPLSTSVTLLVSLEEDTHPIVPDLRESSAPREGESRLTLYLAVSLVAICFVSFGSFVALLSKCLRGAACGVTCFPAGTCACLTRSRRREGLPPSNGILRIQLGSDDPIKFVDVGGHSHGCTPLASAPTRSDSFMMVKSPSAPMAGEPVRPSCPPSDLLYGLEQAPPNTDWRFSQAQRPGTSGSQNGDDTGTWPNNQFDTEMLQAMILASASEAADGSSTLGGGAGTMGLSARYGPQFTLQHVPDYRQNVYIPGSNATLTNAAGKRDGKAPAGGNGNKKKSGKKEKK, from the exons ATGCTCTGCAAGGTGAGAGGCTGGGTAGAAATCTGGTGGGGGGCTACCCTTTTGTTCATCTTTTGCCACCTGGATTACGTTTGTGGGCAGATCCGCTACCCGGTCCCAGAGGAGTCACAGGAAGGGACTTTTGTAGGGAATGTCGCCCAAGATTTCCTGCTGGATACAGACAGTCTGTCAGCTCGCAGACTGCAGGTCGCTGGAGAGGTGAACCAAAGACACTTCCGTGTGGATTTGGACAGCGGAGCCCTGCTCATCAAGAATCCAATCGATCGAGAGGCACTGTGTGGGCTCAGTGCCAGCTGCATCGTGCCCCTGGAGTTTGTAACCGAAGGGCCCTTGGAAATGTACCGAGCAGAGGTAGAGATTGTAGATGTGAATGATCACGCCCCCCGATTTCCGCggcagcagctggacttggaaattggGGAGGCAGCTCCTCCAGGACAGCGTTTCCCTTTGGAAAAGGCTCAGGATGCAGATGTGGGGAGCAATTCCATTAGCAGCTATAGACTGAGCTCCAACGAACACTTTGCACTGGATGTGAAGAAGCGCAGCGACGGCAGCCTAGTCCCAGAGCTGCTCCTGGAGAAGCCTTTGGATCGGGAGAAGCAATCGGACTACCGCCTGGTGCTGACTGCTGTGGATGGAGGGAACCCCCCGAGATCTGGCACCGCAGAGCTCCGGGTATCGGTGCTGGACGTAAACGACAACGCCCCAGCCTTCCAGCAATCCAGCTATAGGATTAGCGTCTTGGAGAACGCTCCAGCCGGAATGGTGCTCATCCAGCTCAATGCCTCTGACCCAGACCTGGGTCCCAGTGGTAACGTCACCTTTTCTTTCAGTGGTCACACCCCTGATCGTGTAAGAAACCTCTTTAGCCTGCATCCCACTACTGGAAAGCTTACCCTTCTGGGGCCCCTAGACTTTGAGAGCGAGAATTACTATGAATTTGATGTGCGGGCTCGTGATGGGGGTTCTCCAGCTATGGAGCAACATTGCAGCCTTCGAGTGGATCTCCTGGATGTAAATGACAACGCCCCCTACATCACTGTGACCTCAGAGCTTGGAACCCTCCCTGAGAGTGCGGAACCTGGCACCGTGGTGGCACTCATCAGTGTGCAGGACCCGGACTCGGGGTCAAATGGCGATGTGAGCCTCCGTATTCCTGATCACTTGCCCTTTGCTCTCAAGTCCGCCTTCAGGAACCAGTTCTCCCTGGTGACTGCTGGACCCTTGGATCGAGAGGCTAAATCTAGCTATGACATCATGGTCACTGCTTCTGATGCTGGGAACCCTCCTCTGAACACCCACAGAACTATTTTCCTCAATATTTCAGATGTGAATGATAACCCACCCTCTTTCTTTCAGAGGTCACACGAGGTGTTTGTTCCTGAAAACAATCGTCCAGGGGACCTGCTCTGCTCCCTTGCAGCCTCTGACCCAGACTCTGGCTTGAATGCACTTATCTCCTACTCTCTCCTAGAGCCCAGAAATCGAGATGTGTCCGCTTCCTCCTTCATCTCTCTGAACCCCCAGACAGGAGCTGTTCATGCTACTCGATCCTTTGACTATGAGCAAACACAGACATTGCAGTTTGAGGTGCAGGCCCGGGACCGGGGCAACCCACCCCTTAGCAGCACTGTGACAGTTCGTCTATTCGTGCTGGACCTCAATGACAATGCCCCAGCTGTACTCCGCCCTCGGGCCCGGCCTGGTTCCTTATGTCCCCAAGCACTGCCCCCATCAGTTGGTGCCGGTCACCTAGTCACAAAAGTGACCGCTGTGGACTTGGATTCAGGTTACAATGCTTGGGTTTCCTACCAGCTCCTGGAGGCCCCAGATCCCAGCCTTTTTGCAGTCTCTCGATATGCTGGGGAGGTTCGGACAGCTGTTCCCATCCCAGCTGATCTCCCGCCACAGAAGCTGGTCATTGTGGTAAAGGATAGTGGTACCCCACCACTCTCTACCTCTGTTACTCTCTTAGTGTCTTTAGAGGAAGACACTCATCCAATTGTCCCGGATCTTCGAGAATCTTCAGCTCCAAGGGAAGGAGAATCCCGTCTAACTCTTTACTTGGCTGTGTCCCTAGTGGCAATTTGCTTTGTCTCTTTTGGCTCATTCGTGGCACTACTCTCTAAGTGTCTGCGTGGGGCTGCCTGTGGAGTGACCTGCTTTCCTGCTGGCACCTGTGCCTGTCTCACCAGATCTCGAAGGAGGGAGGGGCTTCCTCCTTCCAATGGGATCCTCCGAATCCAGCTAGGGTCAGATGATCCTATCAAGTTTGTTGATGTGGGAGGTCACTCACATGGCTGTACACCCTTGGCTTCTGCACCCACTCGGAGTGATAGCTTCATGATGGTGAAGTCACCCAGTGCACCTATGGCAGGGGAGCCTGTTCGCCCAAGCTGCCCACCCTCTGATCTTCTCTATGGGCTAGAG CAAGCCCCGCCCAACACGGACTGGCGTTTCTCTCAGGCCCAGAGACCCGGCACCAGCGG ctcccaaaATGGCGATGACACCGGCACCTGGCCCAACAACCAGTTTGACACAGAGATGCTGCAAGCCATGATCTTGGCGTCTGCCAGTG
- the LOC123637896 gene encoding protocadherin gamma-C5 isoform X18, which yields MGPKTPPQLAGKWQVLCMLSLCCWGWVSGQLRYSVVEESEPGTLVGNVAQDLGLKLTDLLSRRLRLGSEENGRYFSLSLMSGALAVNQKIDRESLCGASTSCLLPVQVVTEHPLELIRVEVEILDLNDNSPSFATPEREMRISESAAAGAQFPLDSAQDPDVGTNAVSFYTLSPNSHFSLNVKTLKDGKLFPELVLEQQLDREAQARHQLVLTAVDGGTPARSGTTLISVIVLDVNDNAPTFQSSVLRVGLPENTPMGTLLLRLNATDPDEGTNGQVDYSFGDHTSEAVRNLFGLDPSSGAIHVLGPIDFEESSFYEIHARARDQGQPAMEGHCVIQVDVGDANDNAPEVLLASLVNPVLESTPVGTVVGLFNVRDRDSGRNGEVSLDISPDLPFQIKPSENHYSLLTSQPLDREVTSHYIIELLARDAGSPPLHKHLTIRLNISDVNDNAPQFIQQLYTAYIPENRPPGSLLCTVAASDADAGDNAQLTYSIVGSQVQGAPASSFVYVNPEDGRVFAQRTFDFELLQMLQIVVGVRDSGSPPLHANTSLHVFVLDQNDNAPAVLHPRPGREHSAPQRLPRSAPPGSLVTKVTAVDADAGHNAWLSYSLLPQSTTPGLFLVSTLTGEVRTARALLEDDSDTQQVVVLVRDNGDPSLSSTATVLLVLEDENPEEMPKSSDFLTHPPERSDLTLYLIVALATVSLLSLVTFTFMSAKCLQGHADGDGGGGQCCRRQDSPSPDFYKQSSPNLQVSSDGTLKYMEVTLRPTDSHSRCYRTCFSPASDGSDFTFLRPLSVQQPSALALEPDAFRSRSNTLREPSQQAPPNTDWRFSQAQRPGTSGSQNGDDTGTWPNNQFDTEMLQAMILASASEAADGSSTLGGGAGTMGLSARYGPQFTLQHVPDYRQNVYIPGSNATLTNAAGKRDGKAPAGGNGNKKKSGKKEKK from the exons ATGGGGCCCAAGACACCCCCACAGCTCGCTGGGAAATGGCAAGTGCTGTGCATGTTGTCCTTGTGCTGCTGGGGCTGGGTGTCTGGGCAGCTTCGTTACTCAGTGGTGGAGGAGTCTGAGCCGGGGACGCTGGTGGGGAATGTTGCTCAGGATCTGGGCTTAAAATTGACAGATCTGTTGAGCCGCCGACTGAGGCTGGGCTCTGAGGAGAATGGGCGCTATTTTTCCCTAAGCTTGATGAGTGGTGCTCTGGCAGTGAATCAAAAGATTGACCGAGAGAGCCTGTGTGGAGCCAGCACCAGCTGCCTGCTGCCAGTTCAGGTGGTGACTGAACACCCTCTGGAGTTAATCCGTGTAGAGGTAGAGATCTTGGATCTCAATGACAACTCTCCTAGCTTTGCCACCCCTGAGCGAGAGATGCGCATCTCAGAATCAGCGGCAGCTGGGGCACAATTTCCACTGGACAGTGCCCAGGACCCTGATGTGGGCACCAATGCCGTGAGCTTTTACACTCTAAGCCCCAACAGCCACTTCTCTCTGAATGTGAAGACCCTAAAAGATGGGAAGCTGTTCCCAGAGCTGGTGCTAGAGCAGCAGTTGGATCGTGAAGCCCAGGCAAGACATCAGCTGGTGCTCACTGCTGTGGATGGGGGCACCCCAGCCCGCTCAGGGACCACCCTAATCTCTGTCATCGTGCTGGACGTCAATGATAATGCTCCAACCTTCCAGTCCTCAGTTCTGCGTGTGGGACTCCCAGAGAATACACCTATGGGTACACTGCTGCTTCGCCTCAATGCCACTGATCCAGATGAGGGCACAAATGGCCAAGTAGATTATTCTTTTGGAGACCATACATCTGAGGCAGTGCGGAATCTCTTTGGCCTAGACCCTAGCAGTGGAGCAATCCATGTGTTGGGTCCCATAGACTTTGAGGAGTCAAGTTTCTATGAAATTCATGCAAGAGCCCGTGACCAGGGACAGCCAGCCATGGAGGGCCACTGTGTGATTCAGGTGGATGTGGGGGATGCAAATGACAATGCCCCAGAGGTGCTACTGGCCTCTTTGGTCAACCCTGTGCTGGAGAGCACGCCAGTGGGCACAGTGGTGGGGTTGTTTAATGTGCGGGACCGAGACTCAGGTAGAAATGGTGAAGTGAGCCTTGATATCTCTCCAGACCTGCCGTTTCAGATTAAGCCTTCTGAGAACCACTACTCACTGCTAACCAGCCAGCCCTTGGACCGGGAAGTCACATCCCACTATATCATCGAGCTGCTGGCCAGAGATGCTGGCTCACCTCCCCTGCACAAACATCTCACTATCAGGCTCAACATTTCAGACGTTAATGACAATGCACCGCAATTCATCCAGCAACTCTACACTGCTTACATCCCAGAAAACCGGCCTCCAGGCTCCCTTCTCTGTACTGTGGCTGCCTCAGATGCAGATGCTGGGGATAATGCCCAGCTCACCTATTCTATTGTAGGAAGTCAGGTTCAGGgagccccagcctcctcctttgTCTATGTCAACCCTGAGGATGGAAGGGTCTTCGCCCAGCGTACCTTTGACTTTGAATTGCTGCAGATGCTGCAGATTGTGGTGGGGGTTCGAGACTCTGGCTCGCCCCCATTGCATGCCAACACATCTCTGCATGTGTTTGTCCTAGACCAGAATGATAATGCCCCGGCTGTGTTGCACCCACGGCCAGGCCGGGAACACTCAGCCCCCCAGCGTCTCCCTCGCTCTGCTCCTCCTGGCTCCTTGGTCACCAAGGTGACAGCCGTGGATGCTGATGCAGGGCACAATGCATGGCTCTCCTATTCACTGTTGCCACAGTCCACAACCCCTGGACTGTTCCTCGTGTCTACCCTTACTGGTGAGGTGCGCACAGCCCGGGCTTTACTGGAGGATGACTCTGACACCCAGCAGGTGGTGGTCCTGGTGAGAGACAACGGTgacccttctctctcctctacaGCCACAGTACTGCTGGTTCTGGAGGATGAGAACCCTGAGGAAATGCCCAAATCCAGTGACTTCCTCACACACCCTCCTGAGCGTTCAGACCTTACCCTTTATCTTATTGTGGCTCTAGCAACCGTCAGTCTCTTATCTTTAGTCACCTTCACCTTTATGTCAGCTAAGTGCCTTCAGGGGCACGCAGatggggacgggggtgggggccagTGCTGCAGACGCCAGGACTCTCCCTCCCCGGACTTCTATAAGCAGTCCAGCCCCAACCTGCAAGTGAGCTCAGACGGCACGCTCAAGTATATGGAGGTGACGCTGCGGCCCACAGACTCCCACAGCCGTTGCTACAGGACGTGCTTTTCACCGGCCTCCGACGGCAGTGACTTCACTTTTCTAAGGCCCCTTAGCGTTCAGCAGCCCTCAGCTCTGGCGCTGGAGCCTGACGCCTTCAGGTCCCGCTCTAATACGCTGCGGGAGCCGAGCCAG CAAGCCCCGCCCAACACGGACTGGCGTTTCTCTCAGGCCCAGAGACCCGGCACCAGCGG ctcccaaaATGGCGATGACACCGGCACCTGGCCCAACAACCAGTTTGACACAGAGATGCTGCAAGCCATGATCTTGGCGTCTGCCAGTG